The following are encoded in a window of Deltaproteobacteria bacterium genomic DNA:
- a CDS encoding zf-HC2 domain-containing protein — translation MHEKCKALFNRISEYLDGELDSSICKEIEDHLRECPECERCLDSLKRTVALCKELSKEGVPREVHERLKKSLMAYLSR, via the coding sequence ATGCATGAAAAGTGCAAAGCCTTGTTCAACAGGATCTCGGAGTACCTGGATGGTGAACTGGATTCATCCATCTGCAAGGAGATAGAGGATCACCTCCGGGAATGTCCTGAATGCGAGCGGTGCCTGGATTCCCTGAAAAGGACCGTGGCCTTATGCAAGGAATTGTCTAAGGAAGGAGTCCCGAGGGAAGTCCATGAACGACTTAAGAAAAGTCTCATGGCTTATCTGTCCCGCTGA